One Nerophis lumbriciformis linkage group LG21, RoL_Nlum_v2.1, whole genome shotgun sequence DNA segment encodes these proteins:
- the fdps gene encoding farnesyl pyrophosphate synthase isoform X2: MGDRACNGSHSKKALLSDAGLFEAQFQELLQELTEQDVTDPALLDALNRLKEVLLYNAPGGKRNRGLSVIGSLRELVPPPRLTQDTVQRALVVGWCIELLQAFFLVADDIMDASVTRRGQPCWYKKDGVGLDAINDAFLLEGSIYRLLRRHCRNQPYYVHLLELFTETSFQTELGQALDLMTAPPGQIDLNRFTVERYKAIVKYKTAFYSFYLPVAAAMYMAGIEDEEEHKNAKLILLEMGEFFQIQDDYLDCYGDPAVTGKIGTDIQDNKCSWLVVTAMEVLTADQRADLEACYGQHDDASVGKVKALYDAVQMPSLYRKYEDASYQRLQELIARHAQNLPHAVFLNFAKKIYKRNK, translated from the exons ATG GGGGACCGCGCATGTAACGGGTCGCACAGCAAGAAGGCCCTGCTGTCGGATGCGGGACTCTTCGAAGCCCAGTTCCAGGAGCTGCTGCAGGAACTGACCGAGCAGGACGTCACTGATCCCGCACTGCTCGACGCCCTGAACCGGCTGAAGGAG GTTTTGCTCTACAATGCTCCTGGAGGAAAGAGGAACCGGGGCCTGTCAGTGATTGGCTCCTTGCGGGAGCTCGTTCCCCCCCCTCGGCTCACACAGGACACCGTGCAGCGCGCTCTGGTGGTCGGCTGGTGTATCGAATTG CTTCAGGCCTTCTTCCTGGTAGCCGATGACATAATGGACGCGTCCGTGACCCGCAGAGGACAGCCCTGCTGGTACAAGAAG GACGGCGTCGGCTTGGACGCCATCAACGACGCCTTCCTCCTAGAGGGCTCCATCTACAGGCTGCTGCGCCGGCACTGCAGGAATCAGCCCTACTACGTCCACCTGCTGGAACTTTTCACCGAG ACTTCCTTCCAGACCGAACTGGGTCAAGCCCTGGACCTCATGACGGCGCCGCCTGGTCAGATTGACCTCAACAGATTCACCGTGGAGAG GTACAAAGCTATTGTGAAATATAAGACCGCCTTCTACTCATTTTACCTCCCAGTGGCAGCAGCCATGTACATG GCTGGAATCGAGGATGAGGAGGAACACAAAAATGCCAAACTCATCTTACTTGAGATGGGGGAGTTCTTCCAGATACAG GACGATTACTTAGACTGTTACGGAGACCCTGCGGTGACGGGAAAGATCGGCACAGACATCCAGGATAACAAGTGCAGTTGGCTTGTGGTCACGGCGATGGAAGTTCTGACCGCTGACCAGAGAGCAGACTTAGAA GCGTGTTACGGGCAGCACGACGACGCCAGCGTGGGAAAGGTCAAAGCGCTGTACGACGCCGTGCAGATGCCGAGTCTGTATCGCAAATACGAGGACGCGAGCTACCAGCGGCTACAGGAGCTTATCGCCCGTCACGCTCAAAACCTCCCTCACGCCGTCTTCCTCAACTTCGCCAAGAAAATCTACAAGAGGAACAAgtga
- the fdps gene encoding farnesyl pyrophosphate synthase isoform X1 yields MRHFLRLPVPKMIRVMWPTICPFQPPHQACHCGASSLSTQGDRACNGSHSKKALLSDAGLFEAQFQELLQELTEQDVTDPALLDALNRLKEVLLYNAPGGKRNRGLSVIGSLRELVPPPRLTQDTVQRALVVGWCIELLQAFFLVADDIMDASVTRRGQPCWYKKDGVGLDAINDAFLLEGSIYRLLRRHCRNQPYYVHLLELFTETSFQTELGQALDLMTAPPGQIDLNRFTVERYKAIVKYKTAFYSFYLPVAAAMYMAGIEDEEEHKNAKLILLEMGEFFQIQDDYLDCYGDPAVTGKIGTDIQDNKCSWLVVTAMEVLTADQRADLEACYGQHDDASVGKVKALYDAVQMPSLYRKYEDASYQRLQELIARHAQNLPHAVFLNFAKKIYKRNK; encoded by the exons ATGAGACACTTCCTTCGCTTGCCAGTTCCTAAAATGATCCGGGTTATGTGGCCGACCATCTGCCCGTTTCAACCGCCACACCAAGCCTGTCATTGCGGTGCCTCGTCTTTGTCTACCCAGGGGGACCGCGCATGTAACGGGTCGCACAGCAAGAAGGCCCTGCTGTCGGATGCGGGACTCTTCGAAGCCCAGTTCCAGGAGCTGCTGCAGGAACTGACCGAGCAGGACGTCACTGATCCCGCACTGCTCGACGCCCTGAACCGGCTGAAGGAG GTTTTGCTCTACAATGCTCCTGGAGGAAAGAGGAACCGGGGCCTGTCAGTGATTGGCTCCTTGCGGGAGCTCGTTCCCCCCCCTCGGCTCACACAGGACACCGTGCAGCGCGCTCTGGTGGTCGGCTGGTGTATCGAATTG CTTCAGGCCTTCTTCCTGGTAGCCGATGACATAATGGACGCGTCCGTGACCCGCAGAGGACAGCCCTGCTGGTACAAGAAG GACGGCGTCGGCTTGGACGCCATCAACGACGCCTTCCTCCTAGAGGGCTCCATCTACAGGCTGCTGCGCCGGCACTGCAGGAATCAGCCCTACTACGTCCACCTGCTGGAACTTTTCACCGAG ACTTCCTTCCAGACCGAACTGGGTCAAGCCCTGGACCTCATGACGGCGCCGCCTGGTCAGATTGACCTCAACAGATTCACCGTGGAGAG GTACAAAGCTATTGTGAAATATAAGACCGCCTTCTACTCATTTTACCTCCCAGTGGCAGCAGCCATGTACATG GCTGGAATCGAGGATGAGGAGGAACACAAAAATGCCAAACTCATCTTACTTGAGATGGGGGAGTTCTTCCAGATACAG GACGATTACTTAGACTGTTACGGAGACCCTGCGGTGACGGGAAAGATCGGCACAGACATCCAGGATAACAAGTGCAGTTGGCTTGTGGTCACGGCGATGGAAGTTCTGACCGCTGACCAGAGAGCAGACTTAGAA GCGTGTTACGGGCAGCACGACGACGCCAGCGTGGGAAAGGTCAAAGCGCTGTACGACGCCGTGCAGATGCCGAGTCTGTATCGCAAATACGAGGACGCGAGCTACCAGCGGCTACAGGAGCTTATCGCCCGTCACGCTCAAAACCTCCCTCACGCCGTCTTCCTCAACTTCGCCAAGAAAATCTACAAGAGGAACAAgtga